From the Salminus brasiliensis chromosome 15, fSalBra1.hap2, whole genome shotgun sequence genome, the window AGGCTGAAAAAGCACAAAACAGAAAGTACATATAGGAAAGGAGTTCCCCTACGCTGCTAAAAGAGGAAGGAATATTTGAGAGCATCAAAATGTACAGTTGAATGTACAGTGTGACTGATTAGAACATATGTCTTTGACAGCTGGCTGAAAGCAAAAGAGTTTAATAATCTGTTCTTTTAATTTTGTAGGTAGAAGTAAGAAACATTGAGAATggctcctcctcttcccctGGTGTTTCTGCTCATGGTTGTGGGTGAGTCAGCAGATCCTACTGTAACACCATCACTACACCAGCTTTCTTTGATTCCCTCACAAACCTCTTTCATAATTACTGTAGTGATACACTGCTTAGCTGATAATTAAGCTGTTCTTGACTAGAACTAGAGCTGTTCAGAGCTGCTGATTCCTGCTTCTCTCTGATCCCCTCCCTCACCCTGCTGCAAGACTCTCAGAGCTCTTCTCTCTTTGTGGTTTCTCTCAGAATCAGCTCAGTGTTGTTCAGTAGCTGCTGGAGTTAGAGAGGATAGAGGTGAAGCTGTAAGCTACAGTAACTCTGACTGTCTGATGGGCTCCAGCCTCTGTAATCAGATCTTTACTGCATCatgtgtttcaggagcttcTGGAGCAGAGTGGAGTGTGAAATACAACCAGCAGGAAATCTGTGCTTTAAAAGGATCCACAGTGTTTATGAATGGCACTTTTACACTCCCAGAAGGTCTTACAGTGACGGAGACATTTTGGATATTAGATCCAGAGAAGAACTTAAATTGGCCTGATTTGCGTGAAAACTCAAATTACTCAGGCAGGGTCGAGTATTTCACTGGTAAACAGAAACGATTCTTCCTCAAACTGAGTAATGTAACGAAGAAGGATGAACATGAGTTCTGCTTCAGAATCaaaacagatgtagaaaagcaAAAATATCTGGGAAGACCATGTATTAAGCTTTCAGTTACAGGTATGTAAAATTTTGTAATCTATGAAACACCCAATCATCACACATCTTCAAGAGTTCTTTAGAAAAAGAAATGGATAACCAATGGGATGTCCCATCTAAAAGAATCATTTGGAAAGGTCTCAATGGCTTTGTCTGGTTTAAGCATTGTTAGATTGGTAGAAAACCTCATGTAAATGCTTACATAGAAAACCTGTCAAAAATGGTCTTCAGACCAGCACTCTTTTCCAGTAGTCCAGAGAACTCTTGTCTTTACAGTGAAGTTTTTACTATAAGAAACTCAGCGTAACATACTGAGACAAACACTTcactaaacttcagtgtaatAACTTAAACCAGCAGTGTCTAGGCTGAAGACTGGTAGAGCCCTATTCTAAGTATTTTACAGGTTGGGTATTCTAAGTGGTGGTcttccatacctttcacccgaTTCCAGTCTGAGATTGGACAACCATCCATAatgcagagaaagacagagatggAAACAAAAGACCTGCTTAAAACCATTCTCTTATTGTCCTAGAGCTCCATGTGGAATCCCCTGAAGAAGTGACAGAGGGTGAAACAGCAGATCTGACGTGTAAAATCTCCTGCAATCTGACTGATCCAACATTCATCTGGTACAAAAATGGACGTCCTTTAACCATAAAGACCATCAGGAACAACCAGCTCCACTTGCAGACAGTCAGCAGTGAGGATGCAGGCAGTTATAACTGTGCTGTAAGAGGATCTGAACATCTCCCCTCTACTGCTCAAACTCTCAGAGTCAGATGTGAGTAAAGTCCACATTCTTCACTAAACTCTGGGAATGGTTGAACTACACAGTGATATTAGATATTAGCAAGAAACACTAAAGTCATATCTGTCTCTAGATCCTCCAAAGAATgtctcagtgtccatcagtccTTCTGGTGGAATAGTGGAGGACAGTTCAGTGaatctgacctgcagcagtgatgcaaacccacctgtgcagaactacacctggtttaaagaAGGTGGAAGCTCACCTGTAGGATCTGGACACACTTTCAGTCCTCTACAGAGTGGATCCTACTACTGCCAGGCTCAGAATCAACATGGAGCTCAGAAATCAGCTGCAGTGCCAGTCATTTTAAACACTGAGCCACATCACTGTATGATATTTTAAAAGTTCAAAATTATGACTGTCTTGAATATTACTTTGTGCAGTTTCCGATTGTGTTTGTGATGAGTTTGTCTGACTGTTGTCTGTATGTCGACAGACCACCCTGTGATTCTGTATGTAGCTGTTGGAGTCATTGGAGTTTGTGGGATTGCAGCTTTTCTCACTGTAGTTTTCTGGATTAGGTgagaatcatttttaaaaaagtttaaTGTCAAAATACAGTAGACTTAATCTTTGATTCACTTGTCTGTTAAGTgtataataatcatattttttttttgaagcaGGAGAAAGAGGAGTCAGGATGGGAATGCTGATGAACAAGTATATGAGGTAAGATCTTACACTTCCAGTTCTAgacattcagtcagtcagttataGGTTCTTTAACCCTGTAGTTTCTCTTGTTCTGCAGAATGTCAGACACAAAACACATCCTCCTGATGATGAGAAATACAGTATTCCAGACTACGAGAATGTTCCAGTGAGTTCAACCCATTACACTTTTCAAATCTCCAGAAACCAAGATGATATTAGTTTACTTTATTGTAAAGTAAATTGTCTTTTACTTCCACTCTTTCCTGATCATTGGGAATGGTCAGGACTTAAATTTTAAATATTTCTCATACATTACAATAACACTAGCATAACTTTGTAGACAGTacttgattgtttgtttgttttttatataggATTTGAGGAAGCATCACTGagaccatcatcatcaacaatAGTTAATATGtgattgaaaaataaaaaaaaaatgtttatgaaatgtaatatataaaagtCAAACAAATTACATTACCATCGTGCTTGTGGAGAAAGAAGTATGTTGATATGAAACTATATTAATTGGATTCAATATCTGTGTctgtattatgttttatttttaatattttgtctttttatttaaaatgttattgttAGTTTTACATATCTATATCAATCTTGAAACTCATCAGTTCAGTAAATATTATTGCTATGTGAGCCTTACTGTGTAACATTCCCCTGTAAATCTGTTCCTTTTTTGGTTGCAATTCATTTAAAATTTGTAAAAAACAGTTTAGGCTCTGTGCATTATTTTTGCCCATACATTTGTATGTAATtatgtgtagtagtagtagtagtagtagtaatagtgataGTGCATTACTTATGCTTTAGAGTGGAACTATTTATAGACAATTTCATGCAGCAGAGACACAGCATCACCTTTCTGTACATTCACAAATTGCAGATATACAGTCCCTACACTGATGGCATTGCATCATTTCAAGACCTTGAATCCTGTTTTAAGTCCTGAAAACTTTGGTAGGTGGATCTTATTCCAGCAGTTTAATTTTAACAAGAGTTCTAGTGGAATGTAAATgatctgtacttttacttttggAAAATTCCACTTGCCAGACAAACAGGGAATCCAAGGAGAAATCTGCTTTgctaagctcaatgaaggcggtctgagacatgcTTGGTCTGGTTGAAGATTTGACTTCACATCTATGGAAGGGAAAGGAACCACAGCGTCCATGTTTTCTTGCACACTTATGTTTTCTGATAtcattaataccaatcaatcatggCCTGAAGGCCACAGGCCgaatattgttgctgaccatgttccCCCTTAATGACCACAATTACCCATCTTCTAACCACTAATTCCAAGATAATAGCAGATAACGCACCAAGCAGAAGTGGTCTCAATCTGGTTTCATGAACAATGACAATGAATTAGGTCTTCCTGAAACTGGATCCACATCTTTGAGCACTGAAGTTGTTCTAAGAGCAAAACGAGGCCCTATTCAGTATAACTAGTCTTCTGAATAAGTTGCTTAGTCATTGTATATTTGTTTATAAACATACAACACCCCCACAACAGAAGATTGACTGAAAATGGACAAGACCATAGGGAAATGGTCATGGCTACTGTTGAGAAGCTCAGACCAACCCACCAGTGATGCTTACTGCTTCATACAGCAGCAGGAGAAGAGGAACAACTGCTTAAACTACATGCCTACATGCTGAAACACTCATCCTCCAAAGGTCTCCATGGAGCACATCACAAACATCTCTAAATTAGAGAGAGGAAATGAAGACTTGATAGTTTCAGTGAGAGGAGTTTAAAATAAAGATCATCTCTCACTATAGTTAAAAGGTCACATACGTCCTGTTGGAGGAACTATCCCTGTGTTAAGGCTGTTAATTTTCTTTTAGGGGTAGCAGATTGCCGGTAAGTGTGTTAACCACATGGAGTTCAAATGTTCTGCTCAGTCACTCACTTGTTGTTGGTGTAACTGAATGGTAAGCACTTTTTTTATTAAGAGGAGATTTAATGAGACTGATTGTGTACTTAAAGTGTAGTTATATTGTAATCAGTGAATTGTAAAGATATCTTAAGAATTGGAAATGGGCTCTAAAATAAGCATGTACAGATTGGGTTTCGGCCCGCATGAATGCCAAAACCGTGTTTGCAAACATTATGTTGTGCAGGTTGCTAAAAACAACAAGAAGCCACAATTTACAGCAAATAGTAGCAGCCTGATTGCAATAATTGCAAGAATTGGTTGGTAGTGTCGAAAGTTGCACTCACTTTTTCACTGTTTTCTTTAACAATGAAGCAATCCAGCTGTGATTGGCCAGGGCTTTGCTGCCGTCTACTTGAATACTGTTTGTATTTGGGTCTTTCTGCATCAGTTTTGTCCTCCATAACTGAAAAGCAAAGTACTAGAGGTAGGTAGAGTAAATTGAGCAAATAGTAAATTTATTAAGAGGAGATTTAATGAGACTGATTGTGTACTTAAAGTGTagttatattgtaatatatatagtatattgtaATAAAAAATTGGTTGGTACAAAGTACTAGAGGTAGGTAGAGTACATTGGGCAAATAGCAAATTTATTAAGAGGAGATTTAATGAGACTGATTGTGTACTTAAAGTGTagttatattgtaatatatatagtatattgtaATAAAAAATTGGTTGGTAGTGTCGAAAGTTGCACTCACTTTTTCACTGTTTTCTTTAACAATGAAGCAATCCAGCTGTGATTGGCCAGGGCTTTGCTGCCGTCTACTTGAATACTGTTTGTATTTGGGTCTTTCTGCATCATTTTTGCCCTCCATAACTGAAAAGCAAAGTACTAGAGGTAGGTAGAGTAAATTGAGCAAATAGCAAATAactgtgtattaaaatgtgcagaaaaagtATATAAAGGTATTTATGGAAGCTTTTATATGTTCTTACAAAAGTATTTAGATAGTGTCTGATTTTGTGTAGGCTGTGAAGTCACTGAGAAtggctcctcctccttctctggTCTTTCTGCTCATGGTTGTGGGTGAGTCAGCAGATCCTACTGTAACACCATCACTACACCAGCTCCCTTTGTTTCCCCTCACAAACCTCTTTCATCATTACTGTAGTGATTCACTGCTTAACTGATCATTAAGCTGTTCTTGACTAGAACTAGAGCTGTTCAGAGCTGCTGATTCCTGCTTCTCTCTGATCCCCTCCCTCACCCTGCTGCAAGACTCTCAGAGCTCTTCTCTCTTTGTGGTTTCTCTCAGAATCAGCTCAGTGTTGTTCAGTAGCTGCTGGagttagagaggagagaggtgaAGCTGTAAGATAcagcaactctgactgtctgatGGGCTCCAGCCTCTGTAATCAGATCTTTGCTGCATCATATGTTTCAGGAGCTTCTGGAGCAGAGTGGAGTATGAACTACAACCAGCAGGAAATCTGTGCTTTGAAAGGATCCACAGTGTTTATGAATGGCACTTTTACACTCCCAGAAAATCTTACTGTGACAGAGACATATTGGGTCATATATACAGAGAAAAACTTGAATTGGCGGGATTTGCGTGAAAACTCAAATTACTCAGGCAGGGTTGAATATTTCACTGATGAACAGAAACACTTCTCCCTCAAACTGAGTAATGTGACAAAGAAGGATGAACATGAGTGCTTCTTTAGAATCaaaacagatgtagaaaagcaAAAATATCTGGGAAGACCAGGAGTAAAGCTTTCAGTTACAGGTAAGACAGATTTTGTCACATCTTGAAGATTTTTTCAGAAAAGTCATTGTGAAATTGAAGGGATGCCATAAGAACTACAAGCACTTATTTGTCATAGTGGCTTTTTGCCTCGTGGAATTGTTCATTGGATTGGGGGAAAATAttttgtagatgtagattttCATTCCTGTACACCTGACTGCAGTTATCCTCTCAGTCTTCAAACAGTGgagatgtgttgaaatggaaacCTGCTCCCAAAGTATCCTATCCCAGACAAAACTAATATCTTATTCTAGGTGGTTTAGTTTCCCAACTGCTGATTATTCAAACTTGATTTAAATTATATCTTGGCCTGGAAAACATACAACCATGTAGGATTACGGTTTTCAGAACTTGAGTTGATAGTAAAAGCTTAAGAGACAGAAAGGGGCAGAGTGATAGAAGGAGAAAACATcagctttttcattttaatgcatGTAAAAGTTTTGCTTTCCCTTTCTGTTCTTATAGTTCTTTCATTGTCTTAGAGCTCCATGTGGAATGCCCTAAAAAAGTGACAGAGGGACAATCAGCAGATCTGACATGTAAAACCACCTGCAGTCTGACTGATCCAACATTCATCTGGTACAAAAATGGACGTCCTTTAACCACAAAGACCATCAAGGACAACCAGCTCCACCTGCAGACAGTCAGCAGTGAGGATGCAGGCAGGTATAGCTGTGCTGTAAGAGGATCTGAACATCTCCCCTCTACTGCTCAAACTCTAAGAGTCAGATGTGAGTAAAATCCACATTCTTGACTAAACTCTGGGAATGGTTGAACTACACAGTGATATTAGATATTAGCAAGAAACACTAAAGTCATATCTGTCTCTAGATCCTCCAAAGAGTgtctcagtgtccatcagtTCCTCTGGTGGAATAgtggagggcagttcagtgactctaacctgcagcagtgatgcaaaCCCACCTGTGAAGATctacacctggtttaaaggATCATCATCAGTAGGAAAAGGACAAACCTACAGCTTTGC encodes:
- the LOC140535567 gene encoding B-cell receptor CD22-like; translation: MAPPPSLVFLLMVVESAQCCSVAAGVREERGEAVRYSNSDCLMGSSLCNQIFAASYVSGASGAEWSMNYNQQEICALKGSTVFMNGTFTLPENLTVTETYWVIYTEKNLNWRDLRENSNYSGRVEYFTDEQKHFSLKLSNVTKKDEHECFFRIKTDVEKQKYLGRPGVKLSVTELHVECPKKVTEGQSADLTCKTTCSLTDPTFIWYKNGRPLTTKTIKDNQLHLQTVSSEDAGRYSCAVRGSEHLPSTAQTLRVRYPPKSVSVSISSSGGIVEGSSVTLTCSSDANPPVKIYTWFKGSSSVGKGQTYSFANISSEDSGGYTCQSRNEHGERSSTAVYLNILYPPRNVTVFNISSGETVEGSSVNLTCSSDANPPSQNYTWFKEGGSSPVGSGHTYSPLQSGSYYCQAHNQHGAQRSAAMPVILNTEPHHSDHSVLLSATVGVIGVCGIAAFLIVVLWIRKKRRQDGNVEELVYVNFRCKSLPPDDDENSIPDYVNVPDLRKLD
- the LOC140536124 gene encoding Fc receptor-like protein 2 isoform X2, giving the protein MAPPLPLVFLLMVVGASGAEWSVKYNQQEICALKGSTVFMNGTFTLPEGLTVTETFWILDPEKNLNWPDLRENSNYSGRVEYFTGKQKRFFLKLSNVTKKDEHEFCFRIKTDVEKQKYLGRPCIKLSVTELHVESPEEVTEGETADLTCKISCNLTDPTFIWYKNGRPLTIKTIRNNQLHLQTVSSEDAGSYNCAVRGSEHLPSTAQTLRVRYPPKNVSVSISPSGGIVEDSSVNLTCSSDANPPVQNYTWFKEGGSSPVGSGHTFSPLQSGSYYCQAQNQHGAQKSAAVPVILNTEPHHYHPVILYVAVGVIGVCGIAAFLTVVFWIRRKRSQDGNADEQVYENVRHKTHPPDDEKYSIPDYENVPDLRKHH
- the LOC140536124 gene encoding B-cell receptor CD22-like isoform X1; the encoded protein is MAPPLPLVFLLMVVGASGAEWSVKYNQQEICALKGSTVFMNGTFTLPEGLTVTETFWILDPEKNLNWPDLRENSNYSGRVEYFTGKQKRFFLKLSNVTKKDEHEFCFRIKTDVEKQKYLGRPCIKLSVTELHVESPEEVTEGETADLTCKISCNLTDPTFIWYKNGRPLTIKTIRNNQLHLQTVSSEDAGSYNCAVRGSEHLPSTAQTLRVRYPPKNVSVSISPSGGIVEDSSVNLTCSSDANPPVQNYTWFKEGGSSPVGSGHTFSPLQSGSYYCQAQNQHGAQKSAAVPVILNTEPHHYHPVILYVAVGVIGVCGIAAFLTVVFWISRRKRSQDGNADEQVYENVRHKTHPPDDEKYSIPDYENVPDLRKHH